One Purpureocillium takamizusanense chromosome 1, complete sequence genomic window carries:
- the sbp1_1 gene encoding Ran GTPase binding protein Sbp1, variant 2 (COG:U~EggNog:ENOG503NYZB), with the protein MQNPSIAFVLDQPEDKVHRPGDELTGRVELRGLDRLQVRELRVEFRGISRITIPSRLPWSVPSETTARSDEATVNFLSQRRVFDRGALLFDDVAGDVGRLSAVVSFAFPSGGPTGSGAASSRTASADGPLPPSLRCFGQPFDCSVEYALEAELELASAERWRGAKTCTARRVLDFEPVEEEPVGPPPPPPPQTLVTFESSFALAPLPHRLDVRTDGPLSFRDKFNSFIYRNRQTPTSFSIVVRVPSRLVRREPLPLLVTLRLDNATPAASQRRFQVQGVTLAMEMNTTVQGPGNKTLRHTDKIVLFEDRTLDVALPANTEVDLWPKVSSLAAPELPPPTFASHGITRDYGSEVVISVGCGNEEFQVKASVPSLVVLPSAALDMPGLPAEEEPPSYETVVGSSSVTGGAAPPYSPPPESSADRGYGSDTSFDKVKCDFEGRGRVFEFVRGEKKYWKERGMANMTLQWDRCGMPMLLAKYVKTGQVCVDHHITPEMKLLPIVHSDRSWTWCAAEDTDTSSNGSEAQVLAVRFKDSMIAHEFRDAFLGMQKAAA; encoded by the exons ATGCAAAACCCCAGCATCGCCTTCGTCCTGGACCAACCCGAGGACAAGGTCCACCGCCCCGGGGATGAACTCACGGGGCGGGTCGAGCTGCGAGGCTTGGACCGCCTCCAGGTCCgcgagctgcgcgtcgagtTTCGAGGCATTTCTCGCATAACGATTCCGTCACGCCTCCCGTGGTCGGTGCCCAGCGAGACGACCGCCCGCtccgacgaggcgacggtCAACTTCCTCAGCCAACGGCGCGTCTTCGATAGAGGCGCCCTGCTTTttgacgacgtcgccggaGACGTTGGACGACTCTCAGCTGTCGTCTCCTTCGCCTTTCCCTCCGGGGGGCCGACGGGGTCCGGAGCTGCTTCGTCGAGGACCGCAtccgccgacggcccgctTCCCCCGTCGCTGAGGTGTTTCGGTCAGCCCTTTGACTGCTCCGTCGAGTAcgccctcgaagccgagCTTGAGCTGGCATCGGCCGAGCGTTGGCGCGGGGCCAAGACCtgcacggcgaggcgcgtGCTCGACTTtgagcccgtcgaggaggagccggtagggccgccgccgccgccgccgccacagacGCTCGTGACCTTTGAGAGCAGCTTCGCCCTTGCGCCGTTGCCGCACAGGCTCGACGTCAGGACCGACGGGCCGTTGTCCTTTCGAGACAAGTTCAACTCGTTCATCTATCGAAACCGCCAGACCCCGACGTCCTTCTCCATCGTCGTGCGGGTCCCCTCGCGGCTCGTCCGGAGGGAACCACTGCCGCTCTTGGTCACCCTGCGGCTGGACAATgccacgccggcggcgtcgcagcgcAGGTTCCAGGTCCAGGGCGTGACGCTGGCGATGGAGATGAACACTACCGTTCAGGGACCTGGGAACAAGACGCTGCGGCACACTGATAAAATAGTCCTCTTTGAGGATCGAACGCTGGACGTTGCCCTGCCGGCCAACACAGAGGTCGACCTGTGGCCGAAAGTATCGAGCCTGGCCGCCCCtgagctgccgccaccgactTTCGCCAGCCATGGCATCACAAGAGATTACGGCTCGGAAGTTGTCATATCTGTAGGGTGCGGCAACGAGGAATTTCAAGTCAAGGCGTCGGTCCCCTCTCTTGTAGTTctgccctcggccgcgctcGACATGCCGGGGCTGCCCGCAGAAGAGGAGCCGCCCAGCTACGAGACGGTTGTCGGGTCCAGCTCCGTGACgggtggcgccgcgccgccctaCAGTCCTCCACCAGAGTCCTCAGCAGACCGCGGATACGGCTCTGACACATCCTTCGACAAAGTAAAATGTGACTTTGAAGGGAGGGGTCGCGTGTTCGAGTTTGTGCGCGGCGAAAAAAAGTACTGGAAAGAGCGTGGCATGGCCAACATGACTCTTCAATGGGACAGATGCGGCATGCCGATGCTGCTGGCCAAGTACGTAAAGACGGGGCAAGTGTGCGTCGACCACCACA TCACGCCCGAGATGAAACTCCTCCCCATTGTCCACTCGGACCGCAGCTGGACATGGTGCGCCGCCGAAGACACTGATACGAGCAGCAACGGCTCCGAGGCGCAGGTCCTGGCCGTGCGGTTCAAAGATTCTATGA TCGCACATGAGTTTAGGGATGCCTTTCTCGGAATGCAAAAGGCAGCGGCTTAG
- the sbp1_1 gene encoding Ran GTPase binding protein Sbp1 (COG:S~EggNog:ENOG503P8T4), translated as MQNPSIAFVLDQPEDKVHRPGDELTGRVELRGLDRLQVRELRVEFRGISRITIPSRLPWSVPSETTARSDEATVNFLSQRRVFDRGALLFDDVAGDVGRLSAVVSFAFPSGGPTGSGAASSRTASADGPLPPSLRCFGQPFDCSVEYALEAELELASAERWRGAKTCTARRVLDFEPVEEEPVGPPPPPPPQTLVTFESSFALAPLPHRLDVRTDGPLSFRDKFNSFIYRNRQTPTSFSIVVRVPSRLVRREPLPLLVTLRLDNATPAASQRRFQVQGVTLAMEMNTTVQGPGNKTLRHTDKIVLFEDRTLDVALPANTEVDLWPKVSSLAAPELPPPTFASHGITRDYGSEVVISVGCGNEEFQVKASVPSLVVLPSAALDMPGLPAEEEPPSYETVVGSSSVTGGAAPPYSPPPESSADRGYGSDTSFDKVKCDFEGRGRVFEFVRGEKKYWKERGMANMTLQWDRCGMPMLLAKYVKTGQVCVDHHSESPMRVSLRMGKVEYDVTGSLVWFSKSRPR; from the coding sequence ATGCAAAACCCCAGCATCGCCTTCGTCCTGGACCAACCCGAGGACAAGGTCCACCGCCCCGGGGATGAACTCACGGGGCGGGTCGAGCTGCGAGGCTTGGACCGCCTCCAGGTCCgcgagctgcgcgtcgagtTTCGAGGCATTTCTCGCATAACGATTCCGTCACGCCTCCCGTGGTCGGTGCCCAGCGAGACGACCGCCCGCtccgacgaggcgacggtCAACTTCCTCAGCCAACGGCGCGTCTTCGATAGAGGCGCCCTGCTTTttgacgacgtcgccggaGACGTTGGACGACTCTCAGCTGTCGTCTCCTTCGCCTTTCCCTCCGGGGGGCCGACGGGGTCCGGAGCTGCTTCGTCGAGGACCGCAtccgccgacggcccgctTCCCCCGTCGCTGAGGTGTTTCGGTCAGCCCTTTGACTGCTCCGTCGAGTAcgccctcgaagccgagCTTGAGCTGGCATCGGCCGAGCGTTGGCGCGGGGCCAAGACCtgcacggcgaggcgcgtGCTCGACTTtgagcccgtcgaggaggagccggtagggccgccgccgccgccgccgccacagacGCTCGTGACCTTTGAGAGCAGCTTCGCCCTTGCGCCGTTGCCGCACAGGCTCGACGTCAGGACCGACGGGCCGTTGTCCTTTCGAGACAAGTTCAACTCGTTCATCTATCGAAACCGCCAGACCCCGACGTCCTTCTCCATCGTCGTGCGGGTCCCCTCGCGGCTCGTCCGGAGGGAACCACTGCCGCTCTTGGTCACCCTGCGGCTGGACAATgccacgccggcggcgtcgcagcgcAGGTTCCAGGTCCAGGGCGTGACGCTGGCGATGGAGATGAACACTACCGTTCAGGGACCTGGGAACAAGACGCTGCGGCACACTGATAAAATAGTCCTCTTTGAGGATCGAACGCTGGACGTTGCCCTGCCGGCCAACACAGAGGTCGACCTGTGGCCGAAAGTATCGAGCCTGGCCGCCCCtgagctgccgccaccgactTTCGCCAGCCATGGCATCACAAGAGATTACGGCTCGGAAGTTGTCATATCTGTAGGGTGCGGCAACGAGGAATTTCAAGTCAAGGCGTCGGTCCCCTCTCTTGTAGTTctgccctcggccgcgctcGACATGCCGGGGCTGCCCGCAGAAGAGGAGCCGCCCAGCTACGAGACGGTTGTCGGGTCCAGCTCCGTGACgggtggcgccgcgccgccctaCAGTCCTCCACCAGAGTCCTCAGCAGACCGCGGATACGGCTCTGACACATCCTTCGACAAAGTAAAATGTGACTTTGAAGGGAGGGGTCGCGTGTTCGAGTTTGTGCGCGGCGAAAAAAAGTACTGGAAAGAGCGTGGCATGGCCAACATGACTCTTCAATGGGACAGATGCGGCATGCCGATGCTGCTGGCCAAGTACGTAAAGACGGGGCAAGTGTGCGTCGACCACCACAGTGAGTCACCTATGAGGGTTTCCTTACGCATGGGTAAAGTGGAGTATGACGTGACGGGAAGCTTAGTTTGGTTCTCCAAGTCACGCCCGAGATGA
- a CDS encoding uncharacterized protein (EggNog:ENOG503PEWH) has product MVPSAVLSDNNVNCYVILSGSATHVDILFSCVPVVSRPSRRSTQQQQQQQQHARTTKNRHPNPRQHSHHITNNNIKMRLVTWVAAAMMASATAVGASPVEKRAVGGVLLCTGPDSTGTCKHKVYPLKDCQQLKPPFHRNISTFAPDGEDFACFPRAYDCGGDCRSPTGCTFGAVDFNYAHKYNLSAIGWGTMVASFDCFLKG; this is encoded by the exons ATGGTCCCATCTGCCGTCCTTTCAGACAATAACGTCAACTGCTACGTTATCCTTTCTGGCTCTGCGACACATGTCGACATACTTTTTTCGTGTGTTCCAGTAGTTAGTCGTCCCTCGCGTCGgtcgacgcagcagcagcagcagcagcagcagcacgcacgcacgacgaAGAACCGGCACCCCAACCCTAGACAACATTCACACCACATCACCAATAACAACATCAAGATGAGACTCGTCACatgggtcgccgccgccatgatggctTCTGCGACCGCAGTCGGCGCGTCGCCCGtcgagaagcgcgccgtcggAGGT GTCCTCCTCTGCACCGGCCCCGACTCCACGGGCACCTGCAAGCACAAGGTGTACCCGCTCAAAGACTGCCAGCAGCTCAAGCCGCCCTTCCACCGCAACATCAGCACCTTTgcgcccgacggcgaggacttTGCCTGCTTCCCGCGCGCCTacgactgcggcggcgactgcagGAGCCCGACGGGCTGCACCTttggcgccgtcgacttTAACTACGCGCACAAGTACAACCTCAGCGCCATCGGCTGGGGCACCATGGTGGCCAGCTTTGACTGCTTCCTGAAGGGctga
- the RPO26 gene encoding subunit common to RNA polymerases I, II, and III (EggNog:ENOG503P3W3~COG:K~BUSCO:EOG09265552) yields MSDFGDDDVGVGGDEPMLEEEDANEYYDPEVVEDEDAERTAEADEQDNVVISGDPSAAANALKGGEKSTKDKKIPESERSTTPYMTKYERARILGTRALQISMNAPVLVDLEGETDPLQIAIKELREKKIPLIVRRYMPDGYYEDWTCEELLQ; encoded by the exons ATGTCTGActtcggcgacgacgatgtcggtgtcggcgg cgacgagccgatgctggaggaggaggatgcgaACGAGTACTACGACCctgaggtcgtcgaggacgaagacgccgagcgcactgccgaagccgacgagcAAGACAACGTCGTCATCTCGGGCGacccgtcggcggcggccaacgcactcaagggcggcgagaagagcaccaaggacaagaagatcCCCGAGAGCGAGCGCTCGACCACGCCGTACATGACCAAGTACGAGAGGGCGCGCATCCTGGGCACGCGCGCGTTGCAAATCAG CATGAATGCGCCGGTGCTGGTggacctcgagggcgagacggaccCCCTTCAGATCGCCATCAAGGAGCTGCGAGAAAAGAAGATTCCTTTGATTGTGCGAAGGTACATGCCTGATGGCTA CTACGAGGACTGGACGTGCGAGGAGCTGCTTCAATGA
- the RPO26 gene encoding subunit common to RNA polymerases I, II, and III, variant 2 (EggNog:ENOG503P3W3~COG:K~BUSCO:EOG09265552): MSDFGDDDVGVGGDEPMLEEEDANEYYDPEVVEDEDAERTAEADEQDNVVISGDPSAAANALKGGEKSTKDKKIPESERSTTPYMTKYERARILGTRALQISMNAPVLVDLEGETDPLQIAIKELREKKIPLIVRRYMPDG, translated from the exons ATGTCTGActtcggcgacgacgatgtcggtgtcggcgg cgacgagccgatgctggaggaggaggatgcgaACGAGTACTACGACCctgaggtcgtcgaggacgaagacgccgagcgcactgccgaagccgacgagcAAGACAACGTCGTCATCTCGGGCGacccgtcggcggcggccaacgcactcaagggcggcgagaagagcaccaaggacaagaagatcCCCGAGAGCGAGCGCTCGACCACGCCGTACATGACCAAGTACGAGAGGGCGCGCATCCTGGGCACGCGCGCGTTGCAAATCAG CATGAATGCGCCGGTGCTGGTggacctcgagggcgagacggaccCCCTTCAGATCGCCATCAAGGAGCTGCGAGAAAAGAAGATTCCTTTGATTGTGCGAAGGTACATGCCTGATGGCTAG
- a CDS encoding uncharacterized protein (COG:S~EggNog:ENOG503NVT7) codes for MTKRGASDEAAGASPSKRQHMEDFDDTDGGGGGDDDDFVSPHTPASSSADASSPATTATTTPRTKFPSDLKTLACTWPGCPKTFNRPARLRDHLNSHTNSRPFKCPYDGCDKDYIEDKHLKQHIKAWHTQERKYVCQREGCGKSFVTGTRLRRHQAVHEGADRFRCTDCGQSFRKKETLHKHVRKDHLNQPAFECPEPGCDQAFPSKPSLKRHRDKVHGDIKFWCHECALNTSPDGSEAQRVGFTTELLLQQHVKLEHQNCIFCEYKSSSRWELEQHVEMRHSGKTVADRKTHACTHEGCGKKFTKKSNLTAHVRTAHEGFRFVCGDVDLSGADFATWTKDQGCGDKFSTKSRLEDHVRFIHLGHQRPKLSKSNTGSQPDFIDDISGAATQAKQTIPCPHCAEAFIRYHDLDIHVGKRHDPSRRDITPDPSSFLAQSHGAMAPEQLPPFEQDYVQSAWPPDMPHEEIFAARMEYGPPQDDWLEDEANILLLAREPPGTLDHNIDPTLGGL; via the exons ATGACCAAACGCGGCGCCTCAGATGAGGCAGCGGGTGCCTCCCCGTCCAAGCGGCAGCACATGGAAG ACTTTGACGacaccgacggcggcggcggcggcgacgacgacgacttcgtCTCCCCGCACAcgccggccagctcctcAGCCGATGCCTCATCGCCTgccacgacggccaccaccacaccgcGAACCAAATTCCCGTCCGACCTCAAGACCTTGGCGTGCACCTGGCCCGGGTGTCCCAAGACCTTCAaccgccccgcccgcctccgagACCACCTAAACTCGCACACCAACTCGCGGCCCTTCAAGTGTCCATATGACGGCTGCGACAAGGACTACATCGAGGACAAGCACCTGAAGCAGCACATCAAGGCCTGGCACACGCAGGAGCGCAAGTATGTCTGCCAGCGGGAAGGCTGCGGCAAGAGCTTCGTCACGGGCACGCGCCTGCGTCGCCATCAGGCTGTCCACGAGGGCGCCGATCGCTTCCGCTGCACCGACTGCGGCCAGAGCTTCCGCAAGAAGGAGACGCTGCACAAGCACGTTCGCAAGGACCACCTCAACCAGCCCGCCTTCGAATGCCCCGAGCCCGGATGCGACCAGGCCTTCCCCTCGAAGCCGTCCCTCAAGCGACACCGCGACAAGGTGCACGGGGACATCAAGTTCTGGTGCCACGAGTGCGCCCTCAATACAAGTCCGGATGGGTCCGAGGCACAGCGTGTCGGCTTCACGACGGAGctgctcctgcagcagcacgtgAAGCTGGAACACCAAAATTGCATCTTTTGCGAGTACAAATCGAGCTCACGCTGGGAGCTCGAGCAGCACGTCGAGATGCGCCACTCGGGCAAGACGGTCGCGGACCGCAAGACGCACGCCTGCACCCACGAAGGATGCGGCAAGAAGTTCACCAAAAAGTCCAACCTCACCGCGCACGTTCGTACCGCCCACGAGGGCTTCCGCTTCGtctgcggcgacgtcgacctgTCCGGTGCAGACTTTGCGACATGGACCAAGGACCAGGGCTGCGGCGACAAGTTCAGCACCAAGAGCAGGCTGGAAGACCACGTCCGCTTCAtccacctcggccaccaGCGGCCCAAGCTCTCCAAATCGAACACCGGCTCCCAGCCCGacttcatcgacgacatctcCGGCGCCGCGACCCAGGCAAAGCAGACCATTCCCTGCCCACACTGCGCCGAGGCGTTTATTCGCTACCACGACCTGGACATCCACGTGGGCAAGCGTCACGACCCCTCTCGCCGCGATATCACCCCGGACCCGTCCTCCTTCCTCGCTCAGTCTCACGGCGCGATGGCCCCGGAGCAGCTGCCACCCTTCGAGCAGGATTACGTGCAGTCAGCCTGGCCGCCGGACATGCCGCACGAAGAAATCTTTGCCGCGCGGATGGAAtacggcccgccgcaggaCGATtggctcgaggacgaggcaaATATCCTACTCCTGGCGCGCGAGCCGCCTGGCACATTGGACCACAACATCGACCCGACCCTGGGCGGACTCTAG
- the ZRT3 gene encoding Zinc transporter (TransMembrane:8 (o15-41i53-73o93-111i385-404o424-447i454-476o488-510i522-541o)~COG:P~EggNog:ENOG503NZD6) translates to MELVARGLDNDTRGWIMTFVSGIACVFGASIICVDVFVRLLPGKRNFRIQESSAFLACSLSLSFGVMLFSSLYSMLPESKGYLKDAGWDDQTAGLVMMGGFVGGFFGIQAVSRILHQYMPSHVVDCDHSHDDAATADSHSCNHGSRRHSRVSRARRRMSPRPRSSHGPTKKDSAVSENGSVHAVESTPLLGSVRSAPDSGLPRRHTSDRPEEMSQRPLSPLLTARGRATTAIDTSAPRRPSVFDMPKRVMSFVKDTKCNCDEQGSCYGYTDPCGQECFKHLSTRSANGPRALTRLRTTTGALYHPGPGPHSTHEHEHDHHHHEHHHEGSEPVSPRYRASLVLSYDALDVAEEIPEEGDEEVDDERSCSSMEEGDPEAQHHHHVPANAFLSIGLQTSIAIALHKFPEGFITYATNHANPALGFNVFMALFVHNITEGFAMALPLFMALGSRWRAMVWSALLGGLSQPFGAGVAALWFKLAKRNNMSPNSVAYACLFAITSGIMVSVALQLFVESLSLNHNRNLCIFFGFMGMALLGLSNALFTSH, encoded by the exons ATGGAGCTGGTCGCAAGAGGACTCGACAATGACACTCGCGGGTGGATCATGACCTTTGTCAGTGGCATCG CATGCGTCTTTGGTGCCAGCATCATCTGCGTCGACGTATTCGTCCGTCTCCTGCCCGGCAAGAGAAACTTTCGCATACAGGAGAGCAGTGCCTTTCTTGCCTGCTCGCTGAGCCTCAGCTTCGGCGTCATG CTCTTTTCCTCGCTCTATAGCATGCTTCCCGAGTCCAAAGGCTACCTCAAAGATGCCGGCTGGGACGACCAAACCGCCGGTCTCGTCATGATGGGCGGCTTTGTCGGAGGTTTCTTTGGCATCCAGGCCGTCTCGCGTATTCTCCACCAGTACATGCCATCGCACGTGGTCGACTGCGATCACTCCCACGATGACGCTGCCACCGCTGACAGCCACTCGTGTAACCATGGCAGCCGTAGGCACTCCCGTGTCAGCCGCGCCAGGAGACGCATGTCGCCGCGACCCCGGTCCTCGCATGGACCCACAAAGAAGGACTCGGCCGTGTCTGAGAACGGCTCCGTTCATGCCGTCGAGTCGACGCCTTTGCTCGGGTCGGTCCGATCGGCTCCCGACTCCGGTCTGCCGAGACGACACACCTCAGATAGACCAGAGGAGATGTCTCAACGACCCCTGAGCCCGTTGCTGACTGCCCGCGGCcgggccacgacggccatTGACAccagcgcgccgcgccgcccttcCGTCTTTGACATGCCGAAGCGCGTCATGTCCTTTGTCAAGGACACCAAATGCAACTGCGATGAGCAAGGCTCCTGCTACGGATATACCGACCCTTGCGGTCAAGAGTGCTTCAAACACCTGTCGACGCGCTCTGCCAACGGACCGCGGGCCTTGACCAGGCTGCGTACCACCACCGGGGCGCTGTACCACCCCGGCCCGGGCCCCCACAGCACccacgagcacgagcacgaccaccatcaccacgaGCATCACCATGAAGGATCAGAGCCTGTAAGCCCAAGATATCGCGCCAGTCTTGTCCTGTCCTACGATGCTTTGGACGTTGCCGAGGAGATACCTGAGgagggcgatgaggaggTTGACGACGAACGCTCGTGCTCCTCGATGGAAGAAGGCGATCCCGAGgcgcagcaccaccatcacgtTCCCGCCAATGCCTTCCTGTCTATTGGTCTGCAGACgtccatcgccatcgccctccaCAAGTTTCCCGAAGGCTTCATCACCTACGCCACCAACCACGCGAACCCCGCGCTTGGCTTTAATGTCTTCATGGCCCTCTTCGTCCACAACATCACCGAGGGCTTCGCCATGGCCCTCCCACTCTTCATGGCTCTTGGTTCTCGCTGGCGCGCCATGGTGTGGAGTGCTCTCCTCGGAGGTTTGTCGCAGCCgttcggcgccggcgttgcCGCGCTGTGGTTCAAGCTCGCCAAGCGAAACAACATGTCTCCCAATTCTGTAGCCTACGCGTGCCTCTTCGCCATTACGTCGGGCATCATGGTCAGCGTTGCGCTGCAACTGTTCGTGGAGAGCCTGAGCCTCAATCACAACCGCAATTTGTGCATCTTTTTCGGTTTTATGGGAATGGCGCTTTTGGGGTTGAGCAACGCCCTCTTCACATCTCACTAA